The Xiphias gladius isolate SHS-SW01 ecotype Sanya breed wild chromosome 9, ASM1685928v1, whole genome shotgun sequence genome window below encodes:
- the znf281b gene encoding zinc finger protein 281b isoform X1 has translation MSIIQDKLGNEFLRNGGMDPNFAPGMLMFSHLPPVTSFTRLASQSVMGELPQEMILKKERDSPPEHQGASAANTGGFLHSMGIKQERLSELDYRMPLYGGGGGVGVNCAGGGAGKSGTDMPDMSFGNHHQNHQNMLLHDLSLSNVRSLGEPMPGRPGKEPKESAGRRGRRNNGDGQGGKARRKRNDAAKAMMLDADGACLSPNSKPHICEHCNAAFRSSYHLRRHVLIHTDCTGERPFRCSQCNMSFIQKYLLQRHEKIHSGEKPFSCDQCNMRFIQKYHMERHKRTHSGEKPYRCDTCQQFFSRTDRLLKHKRTCGEAIKKGLDPSMLELSEAELGQGSYSLTQGNSTTSGRKRAKSKNGEGGERKRKKNASASVAAASSSGGMARDLGMQDFSMEHPSGSGPAMQGRTPKLVFKKAGRKGLDKGLLSLEDSADGQKLLGQKPGSMVHVEGSGLDNMGLLQGAGGPKQGPTTSSNYDDAMQFVKKRRYLHAVNSDYGASSLHMATQGSSVIQGSLGPEPTLAMLDSSPLELKHDKSGIPDEVLQSLLDHYSHKPEGTHHHDVTFDLSDHPHHVDLQPAAPVTPELEDDSPNGGDKTAVMSEYSKFLLQALERTSHSGPFPSLGPTGPFPLLSSSSSPTGPLFSDKHVYTTSPLDCGYPPAVSSPLPIAAPSSTSSSSSSKSHYGMLVGSPSQAGYHLSLESTSHQQLTPSQELTEQLEKQHSPSAFNLPPQDLTAPAEGSKGQQPKAGGSTAPTNGSSYPDLSPLNPPKETTYQIENFAQAFGSQFKSGRRTPLSYGSDPGAEVDHRIRTPVSEFSGYTSLLADVSEPVSTGSKTPTSQSFR, from the exons ATGAGTATTATCCAAGACAAATTAGGCAATGAGTTTTTGCGCAACGGTGGCATGGACCCCAATTTTGCACCAGGTATGCTGATGTTCAGCCACCTGCCACCTGTCACCAGCTTTACACGGCTGGCCTCCCAGTCCGTTATGGGCGAGCTTCCCCAGGAGATGATCTTGAAGAAAGAACGTGACTCACCCCCAGAACACCAGGGCGCCAGTGCTGCGAACACAGGGGGCTTCCTCCACAGCATGGGCATTAAACAGGAGCGGCTAAGTGAGCTGGATTACCGTATGCCACTCTATGGCGGTGGTGGAGGAGTAGGGGTGAACTGTGCTGGAGGGGGCGCGGGGAAGAGTGGCACCGACATGCCGGACATGTCTTTCGGCAACCACCACCAAAATCACCAGAACATGCTACTGCATGACCTCAGCCTCAGCAATGTTCGTTCCCTTGGAGAACCG ATGCCTGGAAGACCAGGTAAAGAGCCAAAAGAGTCCGCAGGTAGAAGAGGGCGGAGGAACAATGGGGATGGGCAGGGAGGAAAAGCCCGAAGGAAACGCAACGACGCTGCAAAG GCCATGATGTTGGATGCAGATGGAGCCTGCCTGTCCCCCAACTCAAAACCACATATCTGTGAGCACTGTAATGCTGCCTTCCGCAGCTCCTACCACTTGCGCAGACACGTGCTCATACACACAG ATTGCACAGGTGAGAGGCCTTTCCGGTGCAGTCAGTGTAACATGAGCTTCATTCAGAAGTACCTGCTTCAGCGGCATGAGAAGATCCACAGTG GAGAGAAGCCTTTTAGCTGTGACCAGTGTAACATGCGCTTTATCCAGAAGTACCACATGGAGCGGCACAAAAGGACACACAGTGGCGAGAAGCCATATCGCTGTGATACCTGCCAACAA tttttctcaagAACAGATCGGTTACTGAAGCACAAACGGACTTGTGGAGAAGCCATAAAGAAGGGCCTGGACCCAAGCATGCTGGAGCTCAGCGAAGCGGAGCTAGGCCAGGGCAGCTATTCACTCACTCAGGGAAACTCTACCACCTCCGGACGCAAGAGGGCCAAGTCCAAAAACGGTGAAGGTGGTGAGCgcaagaggaagaagaatgcatCAGCATCAGTGGCAGCAGCCTCATCCTCTGGGGGGATGGCCCGTGACCTGGGCATGCAGGACTTCAGCATGGAGCACCCCTCAGGCTCTGGCCCTGCCATGCAGGGTCGTACTCCCAAATTGGTCTTTAAAAAAGCCGGTCGAAAGGGCCTTGACAAGGGCCTCCTCTCTCTGGAAGACAGTGCTGACGGACAAAAATTGTTGGGTCAGAAGCCTGGCTCCATGGTTCATGTGGAGGGATCTGGCCTTGACAATATGGGTCTACTCCAGGGAGCCGGGGGTCCCAAGCAGGGGCCCACCACCAGCAGCAACTACGATGATGCAATGCAGTTTGTGAAAAAGCGGCGCTACCTCCACGCAGTTAACAGTGACTATGGAGCCAGCTCACTGCACATGGCAACCCAGGGCAGTAGTGTAATCCAGGGCTCCCTGGGGCCCGAGCCCACGCTGGCCATGCTGGACTCGTCGCCCTTGGAACTCAAGCACGACAAGTCGGGCATTCCAGATGAGGTACTGCAGAGCCTGCTAGACCATTATAGCCATAAGCCAGAGGGGACACACCACCATGACGTGACTTTCGACCTGTCAGACCACCCACACCACGTTGATCTCCAACCAGCAGCTCCTGTCACCCCTGAGTTGGAGGATGACTCACCCAACGGTGGTGATAAAACAGCAGTGATGAGCGAGTACTCCAAATTCCTCTTGCAGGCCCTGGAGCGCACTAGCCATAGTGGACCCTTCCCTAGCCTTGGCCCAACCGGGCCTTTCCCTCTACTGTCCAGCAGCTCCAGTCCCACAGGGCCCCTCTTCTCTGACAAACACGTGTACACCACATCCCCACTGGATTGTGGCTACCCGCCTGCTGTCTCCTCCCCACTGCCCATCGCTGCCCCTTCGTCaacctcctcctcgtcctcctccaaGTCCCACTATGGCATGCTCGTTGGCTCCCCCTCCCAGGCAGGCTACCACCTCAGCTTGGAATCTACCAGCCACCAGCAGCTGACTCCGTCTCAGGAGCTGACCGAGCAGTTGGAGAAGCAGCACTCCCCCAGCGCCTTCAACCTACCTCCCCAGGACCTGACTGCCCCGGCAGAGGGTTCCAAGGGGCAGCAGCCCAAGGCTGGAGGGAGCACTGCACCCACCAACGGCTCCAGCTACCCAGACCTGTCCCCACTGAACCCCCCTAAAGAAACCACGTATCAGATTGAGAACTTCGCCCAGGCTTTTGGCTCCCAGTTCAAGTCAGGCCGGCGGACCCCTCTGAGCTATGGCAGTGATCCTGGGGCAGAGGTCGACCACCGAATACGGACTCCAGTGTCAGAATTCTCAGGGTATACCAGTTTGTTAGCTGACGTCAGTGAGCCAGTGAGTACAGGATCAAAAACCCCAACAAGCCAAAGTTTCAGATAA
- the znf281b gene encoding zinc finger protein 281b isoform X2 — protein MSIIQDKLGNEFLRNGGMDPNFAPGMLMFSHLPPVTSFTRLASQSVMGELPQEMILKKERDSPPEHQGASAANTGGFLHSMGIKQERLSELDYRMPLYGGGGGVGVNCAGGGAGKSGTDMPDMSFGNHHQNHQNMLLHDLSLSNVRSLGEPMPGRPGKEPKESAGRRGRRNNGDGQGGKARRKRNDAAKAMMLDADGACLSPNSKPHICEHCNAAFRSSYHLRRHVLIHTGERPFRCSQCNMSFIQKYLLQRHEKIHSGEKPFSCDQCNMRFIQKYHMERHKRTHSGEKPYRCDTCQQFFSRTDRLLKHKRTCGEAIKKGLDPSMLELSEAELGQGSYSLTQGNSTTSGRKRAKSKNGEGGERKRKKNASASVAAASSSGGMARDLGMQDFSMEHPSGSGPAMQGRTPKLVFKKAGRKGLDKGLLSLEDSADGQKLLGQKPGSMVHVEGSGLDNMGLLQGAGGPKQGPTTSSNYDDAMQFVKKRRYLHAVNSDYGASSLHMATQGSSVIQGSLGPEPTLAMLDSSPLELKHDKSGIPDEVLQSLLDHYSHKPEGTHHHDVTFDLSDHPHHVDLQPAAPVTPELEDDSPNGGDKTAVMSEYSKFLLQALERTSHSGPFPSLGPTGPFPLLSSSSSPTGPLFSDKHVYTTSPLDCGYPPAVSSPLPIAAPSSTSSSSSSKSHYGMLVGSPSQAGYHLSLESTSHQQLTPSQELTEQLEKQHSPSAFNLPPQDLTAPAEGSKGQQPKAGGSTAPTNGSSYPDLSPLNPPKETTYQIENFAQAFGSQFKSGRRTPLSYGSDPGAEVDHRIRTPVSEFSGYTSLLADVSEPVSTGSKTPTSQSFR, from the exons ATGAGTATTATCCAAGACAAATTAGGCAATGAGTTTTTGCGCAACGGTGGCATGGACCCCAATTTTGCACCAGGTATGCTGATGTTCAGCCACCTGCCACCTGTCACCAGCTTTACACGGCTGGCCTCCCAGTCCGTTATGGGCGAGCTTCCCCAGGAGATGATCTTGAAGAAAGAACGTGACTCACCCCCAGAACACCAGGGCGCCAGTGCTGCGAACACAGGGGGCTTCCTCCACAGCATGGGCATTAAACAGGAGCGGCTAAGTGAGCTGGATTACCGTATGCCACTCTATGGCGGTGGTGGAGGAGTAGGGGTGAACTGTGCTGGAGGGGGCGCGGGGAAGAGTGGCACCGACATGCCGGACATGTCTTTCGGCAACCACCACCAAAATCACCAGAACATGCTACTGCATGACCTCAGCCTCAGCAATGTTCGTTCCCTTGGAGAACCG ATGCCTGGAAGACCAGGTAAAGAGCCAAAAGAGTCCGCAGGTAGAAGAGGGCGGAGGAACAATGGGGATGGGCAGGGAGGAAAAGCCCGAAGGAAACGCAACGACGCTGCAAAG GCCATGATGTTGGATGCAGATGGAGCCTGCCTGTCCCCCAACTCAAAACCACATATCTGTGAGCACTGTAATGCTGCCTTCCGCAGCTCCTACCACTTGCGCAGACACGTGCTCATACACACAG GTGAGAGGCCTTTCCGGTGCAGTCAGTGTAACATGAGCTTCATTCAGAAGTACCTGCTTCAGCGGCATGAGAAGATCCACAGTG GAGAGAAGCCTTTTAGCTGTGACCAGTGTAACATGCGCTTTATCCAGAAGTACCACATGGAGCGGCACAAAAGGACACACAGTGGCGAGAAGCCATATCGCTGTGATACCTGCCAACAA tttttctcaagAACAGATCGGTTACTGAAGCACAAACGGACTTGTGGAGAAGCCATAAAGAAGGGCCTGGACCCAAGCATGCTGGAGCTCAGCGAAGCGGAGCTAGGCCAGGGCAGCTATTCACTCACTCAGGGAAACTCTACCACCTCCGGACGCAAGAGGGCCAAGTCCAAAAACGGTGAAGGTGGTGAGCgcaagaggaagaagaatgcatCAGCATCAGTGGCAGCAGCCTCATCCTCTGGGGGGATGGCCCGTGACCTGGGCATGCAGGACTTCAGCATGGAGCACCCCTCAGGCTCTGGCCCTGCCATGCAGGGTCGTACTCCCAAATTGGTCTTTAAAAAAGCCGGTCGAAAGGGCCTTGACAAGGGCCTCCTCTCTCTGGAAGACAGTGCTGACGGACAAAAATTGTTGGGTCAGAAGCCTGGCTCCATGGTTCATGTGGAGGGATCTGGCCTTGACAATATGGGTCTACTCCAGGGAGCCGGGGGTCCCAAGCAGGGGCCCACCACCAGCAGCAACTACGATGATGCAATGCAGTTTGTGAAAAAGCGGCGCTACCTCCACGCAGTTAACAGTGACTATGGAGCCAGCTCACTGCACATGGCAACCCAGGGCAGTAGTGTAATCCAGGGCTCCCTGGGGCCCGAGCCCACGCTGGCCATGCTGGACTCGTCGCCCTTGGAACTCAAGCACGACAAGTCGGGCATTCCAGATGAGGTACTGCAGAGCCTGCTAGACCATTATAGCCATAAGCCAGAGGGGACACACCACCATGACGTGACTTTCGACCTGTCAGACCACCCACACCACGTTGATCTCCAACCAGCAGCTCCTGTCACCCCTGAGTTGGAGGATGACTCACCCAACGGTGGTGATAAAACAGCAGTGATGAGCGAGTACTCCAAATTCCTCTTGCAGGCCCTGGAGCGCACTAGCCATAGTGGACCCTTCCCTAGCCTTGGCCCAACCGGGCCTTTCCCTCTACTGTCCAGCAGCTCCAGTCCCACAGGGCCCCTCTTCTCTGACAAACACGTGTACACCACATCCCCACTGGATTGTGGCTACCCGCCTGCTGTCTCCTCCCCACTGCCCATCGCTGCCCCTTCGTCaacctcctcctcgtcctcctccaaGTCCCACTATGGCATGCTCGTTGGCTCCCCCTCCCAGGCAGGCTACCACCTCAGCTTGGAATCTACCAGCCACCAGCAGCTGACTCCGTCTCAGGAGCTGACCGAGCAGTTGGAGAAGCAGCACTCCCCCAGCGCCTTCAACCTACCTCCCCAGGACCTGACTGCCCCGGCAGAGGGTTCCAAGGGGCAGCAGCCCAAGGCTGGAGGGAGCACTGCACCCACCAACGGCTCCAGCTACCCAGACCTGTCCCCACTGAACCCCCCTAAAGAAACCACGTATCAGATTGAGAACTTCGCCCAGGCTTTTGGCTCCCAGTTCAAGTCAGGCCGGCGGACCCCTCTGAGCTATGGCAGTGATCCTGGGGCAGAGGTCGACCACCGAATACGGACTCCAGTGTCAGAATTCTCAGGGTATACCAGTTTGTTAGCTGACGTCAGTGAGCCAGTGAGTACAGGATCAAAAACCCCAACAAGCCAAAGTTTCAGATAA
- the muc13b gene encoding mucin-13b has protein sequence MAGKFKLLSFLSLVVACLAHEPLLTTPGSVGPSAMRAPSATKTRISVNSSSTPTPFSTKTRSSVGSSTTRSPSATKTPGPVGSPATPAPSATTIPGPVGSPATPAPSPTTIPGLVGSSATPALSSTTAAPDLVGSSTTLAPSATTPDSVGSSRTPAPSSTAAPGPCDINQCGQGSTCAVRANQTFVCLCLPGDNYNYVSKTCENAKVFPGQLALPGLPYDKKMRDKESLEFKEAAQKITAELTTIFNTSDGYSNSTVLELQEIEQRKVESRSGNGVSASVEIIFNKNSKIKTTEIQKKMVDASGREGLLQGASFKEKNLCSNNPCDERTTNCTSENGSYKCPCRENFIRTDFSGRICIACPSGQQAQDSLTCVSCPFGYSGLNCNESWQLALVITGSVLGGLLLIALILLPVLTLKSSKWSSKKDRNADIGKPYVSHSPAKSPLVNSNSSLANNQAPSLNGSNFGGVGVPRIPRATTTSNWGSRTNLEMAPSNSRQNLIPVSRNLIYDDQDDMNPYAQSRPQSSLHAQGRSQNPYAQSRPQVNPYARSQGQTNPYYMQDRERWLNE, from the exons ATGGCTGGAAAATTCAAACTCCTGTCTTTCCTTTCGTTAGTTGTAGCCTGTCTTG CGCATGAACCATTGTTAACAACACCAGGTTCGGTTGGTCCATCCGCAATGCGGGCACCTTCTGCAACAAAAACACGTATTTCGGTTAATTCATCTTCAACGCCGACACCTTTTTCGACAAAAACACGTAGTTCAGTTGGTTCATCCACAACACGGTCACCTTCTGCGACAAAAACACCAGGTCCGGTTGGTTCACCTGCAACGCCGGCACCTTCTGCGACAACAATACCAGGTCCGGTTGGTTCACCTGCAACGCCGGCACCTTCTCCGACAACAATACCAGGTTTGGTTGGTTCATCCGCAACGCCAGCACTTTCTTCTACAACAGCAGCACCAGATTTGGTTGGTTCATCCACAACACTGGCACCTTCTGCGACAACACCAGATTCGGTTGGTTCATCCAGAACGCCAGCACCTTcttcaacagcagcaccag GTCCTTGTGATATAAACCAATGTGGCCAGGGGAGCACCTGTGCAGTTCGTGCCAACCAAACCTTTGTATGCTTGTGCTTGCCAGGTGATAACTACAATTATGTCAGCAAAACTTGTGAAAATG ccAAAGTTTTCCCTGGGCAACTAGCCCTGCCTGGATTACCATATGATAAAAAAATGAGAGACAAGGAATCACTAGAATTTAAAGAAGCTGCACAAAAGATTACTGCTGAG CTAACAACTATTTTCAATACATCTGATGGTTACTCTAATTCTACAGTGCTGGAACTCCA GGAAATTGAACAGAGAAAAGTTGAGTCAAGGTCAGGGAACGGGGTCAGTGCATCTGTCGAGATTATCTTCaacaaaaattctaaaatcaAAACAACGGAAATTCAAAAGAAGATGGTTGATGCCAGTGGACGCGAGGGTCTACTGCAAGGTGCATCTTTCAAGG agaaaaacctgTGTAGTAACAATCCCTGTGATGAGAGAACTACAAATTGCACATCAGAAAATGGATCTTATAAATGTCCCTGTCGGGAAAACTTCATTAGGACGGACTTCAGTGGCAGAATATGCATTG CTTGTCCCAGTGGTCAACAAGCACAGGATTCTCTCACGTGTGTCAG CTGTCCATTTGGTTATTCTGGTTTGAACTGCAATGAAT cgTGGCAGCTAGCGCTGGTAATCACTGGCTCCGTGCTCGGGGGACTGCTGCTCATCGCACTCATCCTTCTGCCTGTACTGACACTTAA ATCCTCAAAGTGGAGCTCCAAAAAGGATAGAAATGCAGACATCGGGAAGCCTTACGTCAGTCACTCTCCAGCCAAGTCACCATTGGTTAACAGTAACAGCAGCTTGGCCAACAACCAGGCACCCTCACTTAATGGGTCAAACTTTGGCGGTGTAGGGGTGCCTAGAATCCCACGGGCCACAACCACCAGCAACTGGGGCAGCAGGACCAACCTGGAGATGGCTCCAAGCAACAGCAGGCAAAATCTGATTCCTGTGAGCAGGAACTTG ATATATGACGACCAAGATGACATGAACCCATACGCTCAGTCTCGACCGCAGAGCAGCCTCCATGCTCAGGGACGGTCTCAGAACCCATATGCCCAGAGTCGACCTCAGGTCAACCCGTATGCTCGGAGCCAGGGCCAGACCAACCCTTACTACatgcaggacagagagagatggttgAACGAATGA